From a single Andrena cerasifolii isolate SP2316 chromosome 8, iyAndCera1_principal, whole genome shotgun sequence genomic region:
- the Shi gene encoding dynamin-1 shibire isoform X6, which produces MAGNTGMEQLIPIVNKLQDAFTQLGVHMQLDLPQIAVVGGQSAGKSSVLENFVGKDFLPRGSGIVTRRPLILQLINSTTEMAEFLHCKGKKFVDFDEVRKEIEAETDRVTGSNKGISNIPINLRVYSPNVLNLTLIDLPGLTKVPIGDQPVDIEAQIKAMIFQFIKRENCLILAVTPANTDLANSDALKLAKEVDPEGVRTIGVITKLDLMDDGTDARDILENKLLPLRRGYIGVVNRSQKDIEGRKDIKNALAAERKFFLSHPSYRHLADRLGTPYLQRVLNQQLTNHIRDTLPALRDRLQKQLLTLEKDVEQYKHFRPDDPAIKTKAMLQMIQQLQSDFERTIEGSGSAQINTNELSGGAKINRLFHERFPFEIVKMEFDEKELRREIAFAIRNIHGIRVGLFTPDMAFEAIVKKQINRLKEPSLKCVDLVVQELSNVVRICTDRMARYPRLREETERIITTHVRQREQMCKEQLVLLVDCELAYMNTNHEDFIGFANAAASSHNASAQQSSENAVKSGRHTLGNQVIRKGYMCIHNLGIMKGGSRDYWFVLTSESISWFKDEEEREKKYMLPLDGLKLRDLEQGFMSRRHLFALFNPEGRNVYKDYKQLELSCETQDDVDSWKASFLRAGVYPEKSTEQTNGEGEEGYEGGSEAQSSMDPQLERQVETIRNLVDSYMKIVTKTTRDLVPKSIMHLIINNAKDFINGELLAHLYASGDQASMMEESADEAQKREEMLRMYHACKEALRIIGDVSMATVSTPVPPPVKNDWLASAENPRLSPPSPGGPRRGVTQPPPLSSSRAPPPVPMGGRPAPAIPNRPGPGGPPPARANPGLPPPLIPSRPVPNIPPRIPDRPYYGRLN; this is translated from the exons GGATTTCTTACCTCGAGGATCCGGCATTGTAACCAGAAGACCACTTATCTTACAATTGATTAACAGTACAACTG AAATGGCTGAGTTTCTGCACTGTAAAGGTAAAAAGTTTGTGGACTTCGACGAGGTACGGAAGGAAATTGAAGCAGAAACAGATAGAGTTACGGGCAGTAATAAGGGTATCTCCAACATACCTATAAATTTAAGAGTATATTCACCCAATG TTCTAAATTTGACGCTCATTGACTTGCCTGGGCTCACGAAAGTACCCATCGGTGATCAACCAGTAGATATAGAGGCTCAGATTAAAGCTATGATATTCCAATTTATCAAAAGGGAAAACTGTCTCATATTGGCAGTTACTCCAGCAAACACTGATTTAGCAAATAGCGATGCTCTTAAACTTGCTAAAGAAGTGGATCCCGAAG GTGTGCGCACAATCGGTGTTATTACAAAATTGGATCTTATGGACGATGGTACCGATGCAAGAGATATTTTGGAAAACAAGCTGCTGCCTCTAAGGCGAGGTTACATAGGTGTCGTTAACAGAAGTCAGAAGGATATAGAAGGTCGGAAAGATATAAAAAATGCTTTGGCAGCTGAAAGGAAATTCTTCCTAAG CCATCCATCTTATCGGCATCTAGCAGATAGATTAGGTACACCGTACTTGCAACGAGTTCTGAATCAACAGTTGACAAACCATATCAGAGATACCTTACCAGCATTAAGAGACAGATTACAGAAACAGTTGCTTACGTTGGAAAAGGATGTAGAACAGTACAAACATTTCAGACCCGATGATCCTGCCATAAAAACAAAAGCTATGTTGCA gATGATACAGCAGCTTCAGTCAGACTTTGAGAGAACTATAGAAGGTTCGGGATCTGCGCAAATCAATACAAACGAGCTCAGCGGAGGTGCTAAGATAAACAGACTATTCCACGAGCGTTTTCCGTTTGAAATAGTTAAAATGGAATTCGATGAGAAAGAATTGAGAAGAGAAATTGCTTTTGCCATTAGGAACATCCACG GTATCAGGGTTGGTCTGTTTACTCCTGATATGGCCTTTGAGGCAATAGTCAAGAAACAAATCAATAGACTCAAAGAACCTAGTCTGAAATGTGTGGATTTAGTTGTGCAAGAACTCAGTAATGTAGTACGCATTTGTACAGACAGG ATGGCACGTTATCCGCGATTGAGAGAAGAGACGGAGCGTATCATAACTACTCACGTTAGACAACGCGAACAGATGTGCAAGGAGCAGTTGGTGCTCTTGGTCGATTGCGAACTTGCGTACATGAACACCAATCACGAAGATTTTATTGGCTTCGCCAA CGCGGCAGCCAGTAGCCATAATGCAAG TGCACAACAATCCTCAGAAAACGCTGTCAAGTCTGGTCGCCATACATTAGGGAATCAAGTAATACGTAAGGGGTACATGTGCATTCACAATCTCGGTATAATGAAGGGTGGTTCCAGAGATTATTGGTTTGTCTTAACGTCAGAGAGTATCTCTTGGTTCAAAGACGAAGAA GAGCGCGAGAAGAAGTATATGCTACCTTTAGATGGATTGAAATTACGCGATTTGGAACAAGGATTCATGTCCCGGCGCCATTTGTTTGCTTTGTTTAATCCGGAAGGCAGGAATGTTTATAAGGATTACAAACAGCTTGAATTGAGTTGCGAAACGCAGGACGATGTTGATTCTTGGAAGGCCTCTTTCCTCCGTGCTGGTGTATATCCGGAGAAATCGACCGAGCAAACAAATGGAGAAGGAGAG GAAGGATATGAG GGCGGATCAGAAGCTCAGTCATCAATGGATCCTCAATTGGAGCGTCAAGTGGAGACTATTAGGAACTTGGTAGACTCGTACATGAAGATCGTTACAAAAACTACTCGCGATCTGGTTCCAAAGTCTATCATGCATTTGATCATTAATAATGCAAAGGATTTCATTAACGGAGAGTTGCTGGCGCATCTCTACGCAAGCGGTGATCAG GCTTCAATGATGGAGGAGTCGGCCGATGAAGCACAAAAGCGAGAAGAAATGTTGCGCATGTATCATGCATGCAAGGAGGCACTTCGCATTATTGGGGACGTTTCAATGGCAACAGTTTCCACTCCAGTGCCACCGCCAGTGAAGAACGATTGGCTGGCGTCTGCCGAAAACCCGAG GTTATCACCACCATCTCCTGGTGGGCCAAGACGTGGAGTGACACAGCCACCACCTCTTTCTAGCTCCCGAGCACCACCGCCGGTACCGATGGGTGGTCGGCCAGCACCGGCCATCCCAAACCGACCCGGACCTGGTGGACCACCGCCGGCTCGTGCTAATCCTGGCCTACCTCCTCCCCTTATACCATC GCGTCCCGTACCCAATATTCCTCCCCGAATCCCCGACAGACCGTACTACGGCCGATTAAACTGA
- the Shi gene encoding dynamin-1 shibire isoform X4, which yields MAGNTGMEQLIPIVNKLQDAFTQLGVHMQLDLPQIAVVGGQSAGKSSVLENFVGKDFLPRGSGIVTRRPLILQLINSTTEMAEFLHCKGKKFVDFDEVRKEIEAETDRVTGSNKGISNIPINLRVYSPNVLNLTLIDLPGLTKVPIGDQPVDIEAQIKAMIFQFIKRENCLILAVTPANTDLANSDALKLAKEVDPEGVRTIGVITKLDLMDDGTDARDILENKLLPLRRGYIGVVNRSQKDIEGRKDIKNALAAERKFFLSHPSYRHLADRLGTPYLQRVLNQQLTNHIRDTLPALRDRLQKQLLTLEKDVEQYKHFRPDDPAIKTKAMLQMIQQLQSDFERTIEGSGSAQINTNELSGGAKINRLFHERFPFEIVKMEFDEKELRREIAFAIRNIHGIRVGLFTPDMAFEAIVKKQINRLKEPSLKCVDLVVQELSNVVRICTDRMARYPRLREETERIITTHVRQREQMCKEQLVLLVDCELAYMNTNHEDFIGFANAAASSHNASAQQSSENAVKSGRHTLGNQVIRKGYMCIHNLGIMKGGSRDYWFVLTSESISWFKDEEEREKKYMLPLDGLKLRDLEQGFMSRRHLFALFNPEGRNVYKDYKQLELSCETQDDVDSWKASFLRAGVYPEKSTEQTNGEGEEGYEGGSEAQSSMDPQLERQVETIRNLVDSYMKIVTKTTRDLVPKSIMHLIINNAKDFINGELLAHLYASGDQASMMEESADEAQKREEMLRMYHACKEALRIIGDVSMATVSTPVPPPVKNDWLASAENPRLSPPSPGGPRRGVTQPPPLSSSRAPPPVPMGGRPAPAIPNRPGPGGPPPARANPGLPPPLIPSRGGGLQQIQQRVTQAATQAAANAAVNELMDAFKINKTSKVSLGR from the exons GGATTTCTTACCTCGAGGATCCGGCATTGTAACCAGAAGACCACTTATCTTACAATTGATTAACAGTACAACTG AAATGGCTGAGTTTCTGCACTGTAAAGGTAAAAAGTTTGTGGACTTCGACGAGGTACGGAAGGAAATTGAAGCAGAAACAGATAGAGTTACGGGCAGTAATAAGGGTATCTCCAACATACCTATAAATTTAAGAGTATATTCACCCAATG TTCTAAATTTGACGCTCATTGACTTGCCTGGGCTCACGAAAGTACCCATCGGTGATCAACCAGTAGATATAGAGGCTCAGATTAAAGCTATGATATTCCAATTTATCAAAAGGGAAAACTGTCTCATATTGGCAGTTACTCCAGCAAACACTGATTTAGCAAATAGCGATGCTCTTAAACTTGCTAAAGAAGTGGATCCCGAAG GTGTGCGCACAATCGGTGTTATTACAAAATTGGATCTTATGGACGATGGTACCGATGCAAGAGATATTTTGGAAAACAAGCTGCTGCCTCTAAGGCGAGGTTACATAGGTGTCGTTAACAGAAGTCAGAAGGATATAGAAGGTCGGAAAGATATAAAAAATGCTTTGGCAGCTGAAAGGAAATTCTTCCTAAG CCATCCATCTTATCGGCATCTAGCAGATAGATTAGGTACACCGTACTTGCAACGAGTTCTGAATCAACAGTTGACAAACCATATCAGAGATACCTTACCAGCATTAAGAGACAGATTACAGAAACAGTTGCTTACGTTGGAAAAGGATGTAGAACAGTACAAACATTTCAGACCCGATGATCCTGCCATAAAAACAAAAGCTATGTTGCA gATGATACAGCAGCTTCAGTCAGACTTTGAGAGAACTATAGAAGGTTCGGGATCTGCGCAAATCAATACAAACGAGCTCAGCGGAGGTGCTAAGATAAACAGACTATTCCACGAGCGTTTTCCGTTTGAAATAGTTAAAATGGAATTCGATGAGAAAGAATTGAGAAGAGAAATTGCTTTTGCCATTAGGAACATCCACG GTATCAGGGTTGGTCTGTTTACTCCTGATATGGCCTTTGAGGCAATAGTCAAGAAACAAATCAATAGACTCAAAGAACCTAGTCTGAAATGTGTGGATTTAGTTGTGCAAGAACTCAGTAATGTAGTACGCATTTGTACAGACAGG ATGGCACGTTATCCGCGATTGAGAGAAGAGACGGAGCGTATCATAACTACTCACGTTAGACAACGCGAACAGATGTGCAAGGAGCAGTTGGTGCTCTTGGTCGATTGCGAACTTGCGTACATGAACACCAATCACGAAGATTTTATTGGCTTCGCCAA CGCGGCAGCCAGTAGCCATAATGCAAG TGCACAACAATCCTCAGAAAACGCTGTCAAGTCTGGTCGCCATACATTAGGGAATCAAGTAATACGTAAGGGGTACATGTGCATTCACAATCTCGGTATAATGAAGGGTGGTTCCAGAGATTATTGGTTTGTCTTAACGTCAGAGAGTATCTCTTGGTTCAAAGACGAAGAA GAGCGCGAGAAGAAGTATATGCTACCTTTAGATGGATTGAAATTACGCGATTTGGAACAAGGATTCATGTCCCGGCGCCATTTGTTTGCTTTGTTTAATCCGGAAGGCAGGAATGTTTATAAGGATTACAAACAGCTTGAATTGAGTTGCGAAACGCAGGACGATGTTGATTCTTGGAAGGCCTCTTTCCTCCGTGCTGGTGTATATCCGGAGAAATCGACCGAGCAAACAAATGGAGAAGGAGAG GAAGGATATGAG GGCGGATCAGAAGCTCAGTCATCAATGGATCCTCAATTGGAGCGTCAAGTGGAGACTATTAGGAACTTGGTAGACTCGTACATGAAGATCGTTACAAAAACTACTCGCGATCTGGTTCCAAAGTCTATCATGCATTTGATCATTAATAATGCAAAGGATTTCATTAACGGAGAGTTGCTGGCGCATCTCTACGCAAGCGGTGATCAG GCTTCAATGATGGAGGAGTCGGCCGATGAAGCACAAAAGCGAGAAGAAATGTTGCGCATGTATCATGCATGCAAGGAGGCACTTCGCATTATTGGGGACGTTTCAATGGCAACAGTTTCCACTCCAGTGCCACCGCCAGTGAAGAACGATTGGCTGGCGTCTGCCGAAAACCCGAG GTTATCACCACCATCTCCTGGTGGGCCAAGACGTGGAGTGACACAGCCACCACCTCTTTCTAGCTCCCGAGCACCACCGCCGGTACCGATGGGTGGTCGGCCAGCACCGGCCATCCCAAACCGACCCGGACCTGGTGGACCACCGCCGGCTCGTGCTAATCCTGGCCTACCTCCTCCCCTTATACCATC TCGTGGGGGTGGTCTACAGCAAATACAGCAGAGGGTGACTCAAGCTGCGACGCAGGCCGCTGCTAATGCCGCCGTGAACGAGCTGATGGATGCATTCAAGATCAA CAAAACGTCGAAGGTCTCCCTGGGTAGATAA
- the Shi gene encoding dynamin-1 shibire isoform X3, whose product MAGNTGMEQLIPIVNKLQDAFTQLGVHMQLDLPQIAVVGGQSAGKSSVLENFVGKDFLPRGSGIVTRRPLILQLINSTTEMAEFLHCKGKKFVDFDEVRKEIEAETDRVTGSNKGISNIPINLRVYSPNVLNLTLIDLPGLTKVPIGDQPVDIEAQIKAMIFQFIKRENCLILAVTPANTDLANSDALKLAKEVDPEGVRTIGVITKLDLMDDGTDARDILENKLLPLRRGYIGVVNRSQKDIEGRKDIKNALAAERKFFLSHPSYRHLADRLGTPYLQRVLNQQLTNHIRDTLPALRDRLQKQLLTLEKDVEQYKHFRPDDPAIKTKAMLQMIQQLQSDFERTIEGSGSAQINTNELSGGAKINRLFHERFPFEIVKMEFDEKELRREIAFAIRNIHGIRVGLFTPDMAFEAIVKKQINRLKEPSLKCVDLVVQELSNVVRICTDRMARYPRLREETERIITTHVRQREQMCKEQLVLLVDCELAYMNTNHEDFIGFANAQQSSENAVKSGRHTLGNQVIRKGYMCIHNLGIMKGGSRDYWFVLTSESISWFKDEEEREKKYMLPLDGLKLRDLEQGFMSRRHLFALFNPEGRNVYKDYKQLELSCETQDDVDSWKASFLRAGVYPEKSTEQTNGEGEEGYEGGSEAQSSMDPQLERQVETIRNLVDSYMKIVTKTTRDLVPKSIMHLIINNAKDFINGELLAHLYASGDQASMMEESADEAQKREEMLRMYHACKEALRIIGDVSMATVSTPVPPPVKNDWLASAENPRLSPPSPGGPRRGVTQPPPLSSSRAPPPVPMGGRPAPAIPNRPGPGGPPPARANPGLPPPLIPSRGGGLQQIQQRVTQAATQAAANAAVNELMDAFKIKRPVPNIPPRIPDRPYYGRLN is encoded by the exons GGATTTCTTACCTCGAGGATCCGGCATTGTAACCAGAAGACCACTTATCTTACAATTGATTAACAGTACAACTG AAATGGCTGAGTTTCTGCACTGTAAAGGTAAAAAGTTTGTGGACTTCGACGAGGTACGGAAGGAAATTGAAGCAGAAACAGATAGAGTTACGGGCAGTAATAAGGGTATCTCCAACATACCTATAAATTTAAGAGTATATTCACCCAATG TTCTAAATTTGACGCTCATTGACTTGCCTGGGCTCACGAAAGTACCCATCGGTGATCAACCAGTAGATATAGAGGCTCAGATTAAAGCTATGATATTCCAATTTATCAAAAGGGAAAACTGTCTCATATTGGCAGTTACTCCAGCAAACACTGATTTAGCAAATAGCGATGCTCTTAAACTTGCTAAAGAAGTGGATCCCGAAG GTGTGCGCACAATCGGTGTTATTACAAAATTGGATCTTATGGACGATGGTACCGATGCAAGAGATATTTTGGAAAACAAGCTGCTGCCTCTAAGGCGAGGTTACATAGGTGTCGTTAACAGAAGTCAGAAGGATATAGAAGGTCGGAAAGATATAAAAAATGCTTTGGCAGCTGAAAGGAAATTCTTCCTAAG CCATCCATCTTATCGGCATCTAGCAGATAGATTAGGTACACCGTACTTGCAACGAGTTCTGAATCAACAGTTGACAAACCATATCAGAGATACCTTACCAGCATTAAGAGACAGATTACAGAAACAGTTGCTTACGTTGGAAAAGGATGTAGAACAGTACAAACATTTCAGACCCGATGATCCTGCCATAAAAACAAAAGCTATGTTGCA gATGATACAGCAGCTTCAGTCAGACTTTGAGAGAACTATAGAAGGTTCGGGATCTGCGCAAATCAATACAAACGAGCTCAGCGGAGGTGCTAAGATAAACAGACTATTCCACGAGCGTTTTCCGTTTGAAATAGTTAAAATGGAATTCGATGAGAAAGAATTGAGAAGAGAAATTGCTTTTGCCATTAGGAACATCCACG GTATCAGGGTTGGTCTGTTTACTCCTGATATGGCCTTTGAGGCAATAGTCAAGAAACAAATCAATAGACTCAAAGAACCTAGTCTGAAATGTGTGGATTTAGTTGTGCAAGAACTCAGTAATGTAGTACGCATTTGTACAGACAGG ATGGCACGTTATCCGCGATTGAGAGAAGAGACGGAGCGTATCATAACTACTCACGTTAGACAACGCGAACAGATGTGCAAGGAGCAGTTGGTGCTCTTGGTCGATTGCGAACTTGCGTACATGAACACCAATCACGAAGATTTTATTGGCTTCGCCAA TGCACAACAATCCTCAGAAAACGCTGTCAAGTCTGGTCGCCATACATTAGGGAATCAAGTAATACGTAAGGGGTACATGTGCATTCACAATCTCGGTATAATGAAGGGTGGTTCCAGAGATTATTGGTTTGTCTTAACGTCAGAGAGTATCTCTTGGTTCAAAGACGAAGAA GAGCGCGAGAAGAAGTATATGCTACCTTTAGATGGATTGAAATTACGCGATTTGGAACAAGGATTCATGTCCCGGCGCCATTTGTTTGCTTTGTTTAATCCGGAAGGCAGGAATGTTTATAAGGATTACAAACAGCTTGAATTGAGTTGCGAAACGCAGGACGATGTTGATTCTTGGAAGGCCTCTTTCCTCCGTGCTGGTGTATATCCGGAGAAATCGACCGAGCAAACAAATGGAGAAGGAGAG GAAGGATATGAG GGCGGATCAGAAGCTCAGTCATCAATGGATCCTCAATTGGAGCGTCAAGTGGAGACTATTAGGAACTTGGTAGACTCGTACATGAAGATCGTTACAAAAACTACTCGCGATCTGGTTCCAAAGTCTATCATGCATTTGATCATTAATAATGCAAAGGATTTCATTAACGGAGAGTTGCTGGCGCATCTCTACGCAAGCGGTGATCAG GCTTCAATGATGGAGGAGTCGGCCGATGAAGCACAAAAGCGAGAAGAAATGTTGCGCATGTATCATGCATGCAAGGAGGCACTTCGCATTATTGGGGACGTTTCAATGGCAACAGTTTCCACTCCAGTGCCACCGCCAGTGAAGAACGATTGGCTGGCGTCTGCCGAAAACCCGAG GTTATCACCACCATCTCCTGGTGGGCCAAGACGTGGAGTGACACAGCCACCACCTCTTTCTAGCTCCCGAGCACCACCGCCGGTACCGATGGGTGGTCGGCCAGCACCGGCCATCCCAAACCGACCCGGACCTGGTGGACCACCGCCGGCTCGTGCTAATCCTGGCCTACCTCCTCCCCTTATACCATC TCGTGGGGGTGGTCTACAGCAAATACAGCAGAGGGTGACTCAAGCTGCGACGCAGGCCGCTGCTAATGCCGCCGTGAACGAGCTGATGGATGCATTCAAGATCAA GCGTCCCGTACCCAATATTCCTCCCCGAATCCCCGACAGACCGTACTACGGCCGATTAAACTGA
- the Shi gene encoding dynamin-1 shibire isoform X8 produces MAGNTGMEQLIPIVNKLQDAFTQLGVHMQLDLPQIAVVGGQSAGKSSVLENFVGKDFLPRGSGIVTRRPLILQLINSTTEMAEFLHCKGKKFVDFDEVRKEIEAETDRVTGSNKGISNIPINLRVYSPNVLNLTLIDLPGLTKVPIGDQPVDIEAQIKAMIFQFIKRENCLILAVTPANTDLANSDALKLAKEVDPEGVRTIGVITKLDLMDDGTDARDILENKLLPLRRGYIGVVNRSQKDIEGRKDIKNALAAERKFFLSHPSYRHLADRLGTPYLQRVLNQQLTNHIRDTLPALRDRLQKQLLTLEKDVEQYKHFRPDDPAIKTKAMLQMIQQLQSDFERTIEGSGSAQINTNELSGGAKINRLFHERFPFEIVKMEFDEKELRREIAFAIRNIHGIRVGLFTPDMAFEAIVKKQINRLKEPSLKCVDLVVQELSNVVRICTDRMARYPRLREETERIITTHVRQREQMCKEQLVLLVDCELAYMNTNHEDFIGFANAAASSHNASAQQSSENAVKSGRHTLGNQVIRKGYMCIHNLGIMKGGSRDYWFVLTSESISWFKDEEEREKKYMLPLDGLKLRDLEQGFMSRRHLFALFNPEGRNVYKDYKQLELSCETQDDVDSWKASFLRAGVYPEKSTEQTNGEGEEGYEGGSEAQSSMDPQLERQVETIRNLVDSYMKIVTKTTRDLVPKSIMHLIINNAKDFINGELLAHLYASGDQASMMEESADEAQKREEMLRMYHACKEALRIIGDVSMATVSTPVPPPVKNDWLASAENPRLSPPSPGGPRRGVTQPPPLSSSRAPPPVPMGGRPAPAIPNRPGPGGPPPARANPGLPPPLIPSRRQ; encoded by the exons GGATTTCTTACCTCGAGGATCCGGCATTGTAACCAGAAGACCACTTATCTTACAATTGATTAACAGTACAACTG AAATGGCTGAGTTTCTGCACTGTAAAGGTAAAAAGTTTGTGGACTTCGACGAGGTACGGAAGGAAATTGAAGCAGAAACAGATAGAGTTACGGGCAGTAATAAGGGTATCTCCAACATACCTATAAATTTAAGAGTATATTCACCCAATG TTCTAAATTTGACGCTCATTGACTTGCCTGGGCTCACGAAAGTACCCATCGGTGATCAACCAGTAGATATAGAGGCTCAGATTAAAGCTATGATATTCCAATTTATCAAAAGGGAAAACTGTCTCATATTGGCAGTTACTCCAGCAAACACTGATTTAGCAAATAGCGATGCTCTTAAACTTGCTAAAGAAGTGGATCCCGAAG GTGTGCGCACAATCGGTGTTATTACAAAATTGGATCTTATGGACGATGGTACCGATGCAAGAGATATTTTGGAAAACAAGCTGCTGCCTCTAAGGCGAGGTTACATAGGTGTCGTTAACAGAAGTCAGAAGGATATAGAAGGTCGGAAAGATATAAAAAATGCTTTGGCAGCTGAAAGGAAATTCTTCCTAAG CCATCCATCTTATCGGCATCTAGCAGATAGATTAGGTACACCGTACTTGCAACGAGTTCTGAATCAACAGTTGACAAACCATATCAGAGATACCTTACCAGCATTAAGAGACAGATTACAGAAACAGTTGCTTACGTTGGAAAAGGATGTAGAACAGTACAAACATTTCAGACCCGATGATCCTGCCATAAAAACAAAAGCTATGTTGCA gATGATACAGCAGCTTCAGTCAGACTTTGAGAGAACTATAGAAGGTTCGGGATCTGCGCAAATCAATACAAACGAGCTCAGCGGAGGTGCTAAGATAAACAGACTATTCCACGAGCGTTTTCCGTTTGAAATAGTTAAAATGGAATTCGATGAGAAAGAATTGAGAAGAGAAATTGCTTTTGCCATTAGGAACATCCACG GTATCAGGGTTGGTCTGTTTACTCCTGATATGGCCTTTGAGGCAATAGTCAAGAAACAAATCAATAGACTCAAAGAACCTAGTCTGAAATGTGTGGATTTAGTTGTGCAAGAACTCAGTAATGTAGTACGCATTTGTACAGACAGG ATGGCACGTTATCCGCGATTGAGAGAAGAGACGGAGCGTATCATAACTACTCACGTTAGACAACGCGAACAGATGTGCAAGGAGCAGTTGGTGCTCTTGGTCGATTGCGAACTTGCGTACATGAACACCAATCACGAAGATTTTATTGGCTTCGCCAA CGCGGCAGCCAGTAGCCATAATGCAAG TGCACAACAATCCTCAGAAAACGCTGTCAAGTCTGGTCGCCATACATTAGGGAATCAAGTAATACGTAAGGGGTACATGTGCATTCACAATCTCGGTATAATGAAGGGTGGTTCCAGAGATTATTGGTTTGTCTTAACGTCAGAGAGTATCTCTTGGTTCAAAGACGAAGAA GAGCGCGAGAAGAAGTATATGCTACCTTTAGATGGATTGAAATTACGCGATTTGGAACAAGGATTCATGTCCCGGCGCCATTTGTTTGCTTTGTTTAATCCGGAAGGCAGGAATGTTTATAAGGATTACAAACAGCTTGAATTGAGTTGCGAAACGCAGGACGATGTTGATTCTTGGAAGGCCTCTTTCCTCCGTGCTGGTGTATATCCGGAGAAATCGACCGAGCAAACAAATGGAGAAGGAGAG GAAGGATATGAG GGCGGATCAGAAGCTCAGTCATCAATGGATCCTCAATTGGAGCGTCAAGTGGAGACTATTAGGAACTTGGTAGACTCGTACATGAAGATCGTTACAAAAACTACTCGCGATCTGGTTCCAAAGTCTATCATGCATTTGATCATTAATAATGCAAAGGATTTCATTAACGGAGAGTTGCTGGCGCATCTCTACGCAAGCGGTGATCAG GCTTCAATGATGGAGGAGTCGGCCGATGAAGCACAAAAGCGAGAAGAAATGTTGCGCATGTATCATGCATGCAAGGAGGCACTTCGCATTATTGGGGACGTTTCAATGGCAACAGTTTCCACTCCAGTGCCACCGCCAGTGAAGAACGATTGGCTGGCGTCTGCCGAAAACCCGAG GTTATCACCACCATCTCCTGGTGGGCCAAGACGTGGAGTGACACAGCCACCACCTCTTTCTAGCTCCCGAGCACCACCGCCGGTACCGATGGGTGGTCGGCCAGCACCGGCCATCCCAAACCGACCCGGACCTGGTGGACCACCGCCGGCTCGTGCTAATCCTGGCCTACCTCCTCCCCTTATACCATC GCGCCGACAATAA